One window of Perca flavescens isolate YP-PL-M2 chromosome 6, PFLA_1.0, whole genome shotgun sequence genomic DNA carries:
- the LOC114556521 gene encoding collagen alpha-6(VI) chain, with protein sequence MMGRTSLVFSLIVAALLSGIAAQRTACKTGDIVFLLDRSSSINRNEHNIMKNFTTTLVDSFEVGEKLVRIGLCQFSDDPKDEFYLNKYYNKDDLNTQILKVDYTGGNTYLGRALDHIKEYFAESRGSRYQVPKNLVLITDGDSHDDVEDAADVLRDLNIKVFAIGVGDVHDLQLLQIAGTPERMFTVRNYDVLHSIKQGVVDVMCGDEQKDDPDPQPPTPPPTPPPPPPPPKDCTIDIAIGFDISRRTGAPGELLVRSHTKLQNFLPQILDYVSSFKDLCCVGPTPVKPNIAFQVVDRDGRTLYDTNFEGYSADVVNKVMTLPMSEPSYFNTAMLNSFKERFKIKSKAHVKVLVIFSDGLDEDVMKLEHESELLRKSGVSALLTVALEGVRDPAQLQMVEFGRGFGYKPPLSIGMQSVASVIYKQIDAISDKECCNVMCKCSGHEGIPGLPGFPGSKGSPGQTGQPGFPGDEGAPGERGPPGPVGRQGIEGCPGTRGQKGYRGVSGNRGENGEDGLDGIDGEQGLTGTNGAKGPRGDPGNPGIPGIRGEAGPKGERGLRGDPGEPGSDNTDRGPKGERGYPGLPGSPGRDGEPGDKGDAGNPGPDGRRGSGGGKGEPGRPGEPGLPGSPGAAGPQGRRGGNGEPGPKGISGFPGPQGGPGPAGDPGQPGRRGANGPKGQPGDPGVKGSTGPVGPIGPPGQDGQDGYGTKGSKGVKGDPGFPGYSGLVGKDGVKGTKGYPGRKGNYGRGGNSGRPGEPGVPGEPGYDGHRGAKGPPGTPAMSECQMIGYIKDNCACCQGESRCPAYPTELVFGLDMSQDVTPAAFERQRSALLSLLDDITISESNCPSGARVAVVAYNAYTKYVIRFQDYQRKTQLIEAVKNIALERTSIRRNLGSAMRFVGQNVFKRVRKGLMMRKVAVFFSSGPSEDNSDIVTAIMEYRALKIVPAVISLRAAPEVERAIKVDDTGNTLFIVLGRDTAADLQKVKNCAICYDPCRRSELCPLIQDVLTPQEVNVDLVLVLDGSREMQADEYAGGQQLLGSVVEHLAVSPQPRRADGQARVAVIQSGTKDPKLEFDLGTFQSSTLMRRHLMGNMTQRGGSSALGKTLDFTLKEVLMKAGQPRRRRAVLAVVGTKTASWDQARLDWISSRAYCDGVALFVVTVGKRYDREQVEELAGWPVAQHLIHLDRLRADEQSYAQHFFRVFLSALSKGINAYPRPSFKEDCNKLKEPDDAPALKHDDSLIFDRDNGQGSAMLADEFVEEVEEKFWVQTTQLDVIASVTPGDGQSFLSGENLSGADTLMKPEPTSYVSKDVDTPDEAGADQPDTCLLRPNAGGCQNYTISWFFDSDQGRCSRFWYGGCGGNGNRFNTLTECQSLCVTKSQLVGRRGGRGRRGGAGVRQHRPDRMKKSVALH encoded by the exons CTTGCAAGACTGGCGATATTGTCTTCCTACTTGATCGGTCTAGCAGCATCAACCGAAACGAACACAATATCATGAAGAACTTTACGACAACATTAGTCGACAGCTTTGAAGTCGGTGAAAAGTTGGTGCGTATTGGACTTTGCCAGTTCAGTGACGACCCTAAGGATGAGTTTTACCTCAACAAGTACTACAATAAGGACGATTTGAACACACAAATCCTTAAAGTGGATTACACAGGTGGAAACACCTACTTAGGGAGAGCCTTGGATCACATTAAGGAGTACTTTGCGGAGTCGCGGGGCAGCCGTTACCAGGTCCCCAAAAATCTGGTGTTGATCACAGATGGTGATTCTCATGATGACGTGGAGGACGCAGCTGACGTTCTCAGGGATCTGAACATTAAGGTATTTGCCATCGGTGTTGGAGACGTCCACGACCTGCAGCTCCTGCAGATTGCTGGCACCCCAGAGAGGATGTTCACTGTGCGGAACTATGATGTTTTGCACTCTATCAAGCAAGGTGTAGTCGACGTCATGTGTGGTGATGAACAAAAGGATGACCCAGACCCTCAACCACCCACACCGCCACCcacaccaccacccccaccgCCACCCCCAAAAGACTGCACCATTGATATCGCCATAGGATTCGATATTTCTCGAAGGACCGGAGCTCCTGGTGAGTTGCTGGTCAGAAGCCACACCAAGCTCCAGAACTTCCTTCCACAGATCCTCGATTACGTTTCCTCATTTAAAGACCTGTGCTGTGTCGGCCCCACACCCGTCAAGCCCAACATCGCCTTCCAAGTGGTAGATAGAGATGGGCGTACCTTGTACGACACAAACTTTGAGGGCTACAGTGCGGACGTGGTGAATAAAGTCATGACCCTGCCGATGTCAGAACCTTCCTATTTCAACACTGCCATGCTAAACTCCTTCAAGGAGAGGTTCAAGATCAAGTCCAAAGCTCATGTGAAG GTGCTGGTGATCTTCTCAGATGGACTCGATGAAGACGTGATGAAACTGGAGCATGAATCAGAGCTGCTGCGAAAGTCTG GAGTGAGCGCCCTGCTGACGGTGGCTCTGGAGGGGGTGCGTGACCCCGCCCAGCTGCAGATGGTGGAGTTTGGCCGAGGATTCGGCTACAAGCCTCCTCTCAGCATCGGCATGCAGAGCGTCGCCAGTGTCATCTATAAACAGATC GACGCGATATCAGATAAGGAGTGCTGCAACGTCATGTGCAAGTGTTCGGGACATGAAGGCATCCCTGGCCTTCCGGGCTTCCCGGGGTCAAAG GGTTCGCCTGGACAGACGGGCCAGCCGGGCTTCCCGGGAGACGAGGGAGCTCCT GGTGAGCGAGGGCCGCCTGGACCCGTCGGACGGCAGGGCATCGAAGGCTGTCCCGGAACCAGAGGACAAAAg GGCTACAGAGGAGTCTCGGGCAACAGG GGGGAGAACGGAGAAGATGGACTGGACGGAATCGATGGAGAGCAG GGACTGACGGGAACAAATGGAGCTAAAGGACCGAGAGGAGACCCAGGAAACCCA GGTATCCCGGGTATCAGAGGGGAGGCGGGGCCAAAAGGAGAGCGAGGACTCAGAGGAGATCCG GGGGAACCGGGATCTGATAACACCGACAGAGGACCCAAAGGAGAGCGAGGCTACCCAGGTTTACCG GGTTCCCCTGGACGGGACGGGGAGCCAGGTGATAAAGGAGACGCCGGAAACCCG GGTCCAGATGGAAGAAGAGGCTCCGGGGGAGGAAAG GGTGAACCGGGACGGCCGGGAGAGCCAGGTCTTCCAGGCAGCCCAGGAGCCGCTGGTCCACAG GGACGCAGGGGAGGAAACGGAGAACCTGGACCGAAAGGAATCTCTGGCTTCCCTGGACCTCAG GGTGGACCGGGACCAGCTGGAGACCCGGGACAACCTGGACGTCGCGGCGCTAACGGACCGAAG GGCCAACCAGGAGACCCGGGTGTTAAGGGGAGTACGGGACCAGTGGGACCGATAGGACCGCCG ggtcAGGATGGACAAGACGGTTATGGAACTAAAGGATCCAAAGGTGTTAAG GGAGATCCTGGTTTCCCTGGTTACTCTGGTTTAGTG gGTAAGGACGGTGTGAAAGGAACCAAAGGATACCCCGGACGTAAAGGGAACTATGGCCGAGGG GGGAACTCAGGGCGGCCGGGAGAGCCAGGCGTGCCTGGAGAACCGGGATATGACGGACACAGG GGTGCCAAAGGTCCTCCTGGAACCCCAGCCATGAGT GAGTGCCAGATGATCGGCTACATCAAAGACAACTGTG CATGTTGCCAAG GTGAATCAAGGTGCCCGGCCTACCCCACCGAGCTGGTGTTCGGTCTGGACATGTCGCAGGATGTGACCCCGGCAGCCTTCGAGAGGCAGCGCTCCGCCCTCCTCTCCCTGCTGGACGACATCACCATCTCTGAGAGCAACTGTCCGTCTGGTGCTCGTGTTGCCGTGGTGGCTTACAACGCCTACACCAAGTACGTTATCCGCTTCCAGGACTACCAGCGCAAGACTCAGCTGATCGAAGCTGTGAAGAACATCGCCCTGGAGAGGACGTCCATCAGGCGCAATCTGGGGTCCGCCATGCGCTTTGTGGGTCAGAACGTCTTCAAACGTGTTCGTAAAGGACTGATGATGAGGAAGGTGGCAGTCTTCTTCTCCAGTGGGCCGTCAGAGGATAATTCAGACATTGTCACCGCCATTATGGAGTACCGAGCCCTCAAAATCGTCCCAGCGGTCATCTCTCTGCGAGCCGCCCCGGAAGTTGAACGAGCGATAAAG GTCGACGACACAGGAAACACTTTGTTCATCGTGCTGGGGAGGGACACGGCTGCTGACCTGCAGAAGGTCAAGAACTGTGCGATCTGTTACG ACCCCTGTAGGCGTTCAGAGTTGTGCCCCTTGATCCAGGACGTCCTGACACCTCAAGAAGTCAACGTGGACCTGGTTCTGGTGCTGGACGGCTCCAGGGAGATGCAGGCCGATGAGTACGCCGGCGGCCAGCAGCTGCTGGGCTCCGTGGTGGAACATCTGGCCGTGAGCCCACAGCCCCGCAGGGCCGACGGCCAGGCCCGCGTGGCTGTAATCCAGAGCGGTACCAAAGATCCCAAGCTGGAGTTTGACTTGGGGACGTTCCAGAGCAGCACGCTGATGCGGAGGCACCTGATGGGGAACATGACGCAGCGGGGCGGCTCCTCGGCGCTGGGGAAGACGCTGGACTTCACCCTGAAGGAGGTGCTGATGAAGGCCGGccagccgaggaggaggagggcggtGCTGGCCGTGGTGGGCACCAAGACGGCCTCCTGGGACCAAGCTAGGCTGGATTGGATCTCCTCTAGAGCCTACTGTGACGGGGTGGCGCTGTTTGTGGTGACGGTGGGCAAGCGCTACGATCGGGAGCAGGTGGAGGAGCTGGCCGGTTGGCCCGTAGCGCAGCACCTGATCCACCTGGACCGACTGAGGGCTGACGAGCAGAGCTACGCCCAGCACTTCTTCAGAGTCTTCCTCTCCGCCCTCAGca AGGGAATAAATGCGTATCCTCGTCCATCATTTAAAGAAGACTGCAACAAGCTGAAGGAACCAGACGATGCACCGGCCTTGAAACATGACGATTCACTGATCTTCGATAGGGACAACGG TCAGGGGTCGGCAATGCTGGCCGACGAGTTTGTGGAGGAGGTCGAGGAAAAGTTTTGGGTCCAGACAACACAGCTGGATGTCATCGCCAGTGTGACCCCAGGGGACGGCCAGAGTTTCCTCTCAGGAGAGAACCTCAgcg GTGCAGACACCCTGATGAAGCCGGAGCCGACCAGCTACGTCTCTAAAG ATGTAGACACCCCTGACGAAGCCGGAGCCGACCAACCAG ACACCTGTCTCCTGCGCCCGAATGCCGGCGGCTGCCAGAACTACACCATAAGCTGGTTCTTTGACAGCGATCAGGGGCGATGCTCTCGCTTCTGGTACGGCGGCTGCGGCGGCAACGGAAACCGTTTCAACACCCTGACTGAGTGCCAGAGCCTCTGTGTGACGAAGAGTCAATTAgtaggaagaagaggaggaagaggaagaagaggaggcgcCGGTGTGAGACAACATCGCCCGGACCGAATGAAGAAATCGGTTGCGTTGCACTGA